GCCCTGTGGCAATAAGCCCTGGCAATAAGGATATTTTTTGGTCGGTTGGCTCCACGCTCATGTTATCGGATATTGCAACAGGGAAAGAAATAAAGACATACAGTGGTGGACACAAAGCAGAAATCCAATATGCAATGATGAGTGCTGATGGCAGATATGCCATTTCTAACGATGGTCTGGCGCTTAACATCTGGGATGTCTCTACGGGCAAAGCAATAAAAACTTTTGATAATAAAAATTGGGGATATCAAGGGACTTTTAGTTCAGACGGAAAGAACGTCCTCTTGATGGGTTTCGATTACGATAAAAGCAACAAGCTCATCTTCAAAATTTGGGATATTCCGACAAACAGAGAAATAAGCACATCGGCGGTGCAATACGACTCTAAAATCAAAACTGGTAATATCGACTTATTAGCCATGAGTCACGATGGCAGATTCGCACTTTGGTCGGAGAACATGACCTTGTACCTTTGTGAAATCTCGACCGGAAAAGTGCTAAGAACTTTATCCGGGCATGTGAACCGAATATCCTTCATAGGCATAAGTCCTGATGATAAGCATGTGTACTCCGGAAGTTATGACGGCACAACCCGCCTCTGGGACATCTCCACCGGCAAAGAACTCGCCCAGTTCATCAGTTTCACCGACAGCGAATGGGTTATCATCACCCCTGAAGGCTATTTCAACGCCTCACCGAATGGCGCCAAGCATCTCAATGTCCGTGTTGGCAACAATGTTTATTCCATAGACAACTTTTATGAAAAGTTCTTTAATCCTGTTTATGTTGCCTCTGTGCTACAGGGCAAAAAGGTTGAGGCGGTTGCAGATATAAGGAAAGGAATCTTAACGCCTCCTGATGTCAAGATTACCTCTCCTGAGCCGAACACATCATTCAGCACAGACACTGTGACAATAACCGTCTCTGCGAAGGATACAGGTGGCGGTATTGATGAGATACGGCTTTATCATAATGGCAAGGCAATTGGCGAAGATACGAGGGCTGTAAAGATCGTTCCAAAAGGCAGCGAAACAATAAAGACATACACAGTTGCCCTCGTTGATGGACTTAACACATTCAGGGCAACTGCATTCAGCAAAGACAGGACAGAATCAAACCCGTATGAACTCATGGTAAAACTCACAGCGCCATCAAAAGAGGTCAACCTTTATATCCTTGCAGTTGGCATAAATAAATACAAAAACCCTGCGTTGAACTTAAACTATGCAGAGCCTGACGCGCGGGGGATTGTGAATTTCTTCAGAGAAAAGGGCGGACTATTTAAAAAGGTCACTGTCATTGAGATATATGATGAGAAAGCCACCAGAGAGACGATAATCTCAAAGTTAAAGCAATTGCAAAACACCCAGCCGCAGGATGCAGTGCTGATATATCTTGCAGGACATGGCGAAAGCATTGGCGACAAATGGTATTTTATTCCCCATGAACTCACATATCCTGAAAGAGAGGAGGACGTAAAGACAAAGGGAATATCATCGGATGAATTTTCAGGCTATATAAAAAATATAACTGCACAAAAGATGCTCGTCTTGATTGATGCGTGCAAGTCAGGAGCAGTGCTTGTGGCATTCAGGGGTTTTGAGGACAGGAAGGCTCTATCGCAGTTGTCAAGGTCAACAGGTGTGCATATAATAGCAGCATCATCCAAAGACCAGTTTGCGGCAGAGGTAAAAGAACTCGGTCATGGGGTATTCACATACACCCTCCTTGAGGGATTAAAGGGCAAGGCAGCAGGCAAAGGTGAGACTGTTACAGTGAGAAAACTGATGGGATATATAGAAGAAAAACTGCCTGACATAACGAAGAAATACAAACAGGAGGCGCAATTTCCAGTAGTTGACTCAAAGGGAATGGATTTTCCGTTGGTAATAGTAAAATAGAACTGAAGGAGGTTGCGTTATGCTAAAAATATTTATTTCAGCGATTTTGAGTTTATTTCTATTCTCTAACCTTTACGCTGCACAATCAACAATCATTGAATCAGAAGGCTATGCATGCATGGGCGAGGATAAATCAATGAAGCAGACAGAGCATGCCGCTATGG
This genomic stretch from Nitrospirota bacterium harbors:
- a CDS encoding caspase family protein, with product MLRFKNLFRFLSVWFWVIAILSISHVAVSAAEKPEIFVQMGHTKRVNSVAFSPDGKYALSGSWDKTLKLWEIASGREVRTFYGTEKVTSIAVSPNGKYVISGDEDRGKNLKLWDMASGKRIRTFSGDIHRDTDYIQDTDNVIFSPDGKHVLSGGENLNLWDIASGKKLRTFRNANKDNARIVSIVISPDGRYVISGSRYNGQVQMPDGTFTNAKSSDNTIGIWDIVTGEKIRAFNGGKGWVTAIAISPDGKHVISGDYEDSARMWDIATGRQVKAFNVEGVSSIAVSPDGKYALFGGVMNIRLWDIEKDREIKTFSGHSGWVRSVAFSPDGKYALSGSDDNAPMLWDIASGKELRSFGGYTQQVASVSPSAVGKKILIGQEVGLLNLWDISNGRQIKTIKHTLGVRAVAISRDGTYAAAGGWDFPESSSTIKLWNITTGREIQTLKKAGVYHWARPVAISPGNKDIFWSVGSTLMLSDIATGKEIKTYSGGHKAEIQYAMMSADGRYAISNDGLALNIWDVSTGKAIKTFDNKNWGYQGTFSSDGKNVLLMGFDYDKSNKLIFKIWDIPTNREISTSAVQYDSKIKTGNIDLLAMSHDGRFALWSENMTLYLCEISTGKVLRTLSGHVNRISFIGISPDDKHVYSGSYDGTTRLWDISTGKELAQFISFTDSEWVIITPEGYFNASPNGAKHLNVRVGNNVYSIDNFYEKFFNPVYVASVLQGKKVEAVADIRKGILTPPDVKITSPEPNTSFSTDTVTITVSAKDTGGGIDEIRLYHNGKAIGEDTRAVKIVPKGSETIKTYTVALVDGLNTFRATAFSKDRTESNPYELMVKLTAPSKEVNLYILAVGINKYKNPALNLNYAEPDARGIVNFFREKGGLFKKVTVIEIYDEKATRETIISKLKQLQNTQPQDAVLIYLAGHGESIGDKWYFIPHELTYPEREEDVKTKGISSDEFSGYIKNITAQKMLVLIDACKSGAVLVAFRGFEDRKALSQLSRSTGVHIIAASSKDQFAAEVKELGHGVFTYTLLEGLKGKAAGKGETVTVRKLMGYIEEKLPDITKKYKQEAQFPVVDSKGMDFPLVIVK